A window from Variovorax sp. PBL-E5 encodes these proteins:
- the tuf gene encoding elongation factor Tu, protein MAKGKFTRTKPHVNVGTIGHVDHGKTTLTAAIATVLSAKFGGEAKAYDQIDAAPEEKARGITINTAHVEYETANRHYAHVDCPGHADYVKNMITGAAQMDGAILVCSAADGPMPQTREHILLARQVGVGYIIVFLNKCDMVDDAELLELVEMEVRELLDKYEFPGDDTPIIHGSAKLALEGDKGKLGEEAIMKLADALDSYIPTPERAVDGTFLMPVEDVFSISGRGTVVTGAVERGVIKVGEEIEIVGIRPTVKTTCTGVEMFRKLLDQGQAGDNVGVLLRGTKREEVERGQVLCKPGSIKPHTHFTAEVYVLSKDEGGRHTPFFNNYRPQFYFRTTDVTGAIELPKDKEMVMPGDNVSITVKLINPIAMEEGLRFAIREGGRTVGSGVVAKILDI, encoded by the coding sequence ATGGCAAAAGGAAAATTCACCCGCACGAAGCCGCACGTGAACGTGGGCACGATCGGTCACGTTGACCATGGCAAGACGACGCTGACGGCGGCCATTGCGACCGTGCTGTCTGCCAAGTTCGGCGGCGAAGCCAAGGCCTACGACCAGATCGACGCGGCGCCCGAAGAAAAGGCGCGCGGCATCACCATCAACACCGCCCACGTCGAATACGAAACGGCCAACCGCCACTACGCGCACGTCGACTGCCCGGGCCACGCCGACTACGTCAAGAACATGATCACCGGTGCCGCCCAGATGGACGGCGCCATCCTGGTGTGCTCGGCCGCCGACGGCCCCATGCCCCAGACCCGCGAGCACATCCTGCTGGCGCGCCAGGTCGGTGTCGGCTACATCATCGTCTTCCTGAACAAGTGCGACATGGTCGACGACGCCGAACTGCTCGAGCTCGTCGAAATGGAAGTGCGCGAGCTGCTCGACAAGTACGAATTCCCCGGCGACGACACCCCCATCATCCACGGCTCGGCCAAGCTCGCCCTCGAAGGCGACAAGGGCAAGCTCGGTGAAGAAGCCATCATGAAGCTGGCCGACGCCCTCGACAGCTACATCCCCACGCCCGAGCGCGCGGTCGACGGCACCTTCCTGATGCCCGTCGAAGACGTCTTCTCCATCTCCGGGCGCGGCACCGTGGTGACTGGCGCCGTCGAGCGCGGCGTCATCAAGGTCGGCGAGGAAATCGAGATCGTGGGCATCCGCCCGACCGTCAAGACCACCTGCACCGGCGTCGAGATGTTCCGCAAGCTCCTGGACCAGGGCCAGGCGGGCGACAACGTGGGCGTGCTGCTGCGCGGCACCAAGCGCGAAGAAGTCGAGCGCGGCCAGGTGCTGTGCAAGCCCGGCTCCATCAAGCCGCACACCCACTTCACCGCCGAGGTGTACGTGCTGAGCAAGGACGAAGGCGGCCGCCACACGCCCTTCTTCAACAACTACCGCCCGCAGTTCTACTTCCGCACGACCGACGTGACCGGCGCCATCGAGCTGCCCAAGGACAAGGAAATGGTCATGCCCGGGGACAACGTGAGCATCACGGTCAAGCTGATCAACCCGATCGCCATGGAAGAAGGCCTGCGCTTCGCGATCCGCGAAGGCGGACGCACCGTGGGCTCGGGCGTGGTGGCGAAGATCCTCGACATTTAA
- a CDS encoding uracil-DNA glycosylase, which yields MNAPTQLTSSDPADWPVAPGWKPLVDDFFAGAAGQRLLGFLRERLDQGAVIFPPQPLRALELTPPEQVRVVILGQDPYHGRGQAEGLAFSVAPGVALPPSLRNIFKELQRDLGTSPPRFPDPGGSLVKWATHGVLLLNTCLTVEEGQPASHAGRGWEVLTDAVIRHVAQGERAVVFMLWGSHAQSKRALIDAGRHKVLTANHPSPLSALRPPVPFIGCGHFGQARAWRERG from the coding sequence ATGAATGCACCGACACAGCTGACGAGCAGCGATCCTGCCGACTGGCCGGTGGCGCCAGGCTGGAAGCCGCTGGTCGACGATTTCTTTGCCGGGGCGGCCGGCCAGCGGCTGCTGGGCTTTCTGCGTGAGCGGCTGGACCAGGGCGCCGTGATCTTCCCGCCGCAGCCGCTGCGGGCGCTGGAGCTGACGCCGCCCGAACAGGTGCGCGTCGTGATCCTGGGCCAGGACCCGTACCACGGTCGCGGGCAGGCCGAAGGGCTGGCGTTCTCGGTGGCGCCCGGCGTCGCGCTGCCGCCGTCGCTGCGCAACATCTTCAAGGAGTTGCAGCGCGACCTCGGCACGTCGCCGCCCCGGTTTCCGGACCCGGGCGGCAGCCTGGTGAAGTGGGCGACGCACGGCGTGCTGCTGCTGAACACCTGCCTGACGGTGGAGGAGGGCCAGCCGGCCAGCCACGCAGGACGCGGCTGGGAGGTGCTGACCGACGCGGTGATCCGGCACGTGGCGCAAGGGGAGCGGGCCGTTGTTTTCATGTTGTGGGGCTCGCATGCGCAGAGCAAGCGGGCGCTGATCGATGCCGGCCGCCACAAGGTCCTGACGGCGAACCATCCCTCGCCGCTCTCGGCCCTGCGGCCGCCGGTGCCCTTCATCGGTTGCGGGCATTTCGGGCAGGCGCGGGCCTGGCGCGAGCGCGGCTGA
- the trpC gene encoding indole-3-glycerol phosphate synthase TrpC: MSDILQKIVAVKREEIAAARKRSSLEAVRFDAESRVLTRDFTGALRAKIAAGAAAVIAEVKKASPSKGVLREDFIPADIAQSYAEGDGKVSAACLSVLTDRQFFQGSVDYLKQARASCDLPVLRKDFIVDAYQVYESRAMGADAVLLIAACLDDAQMRDFEAIAAGLGMAVLVEVHDGAELDRALKLRTPLIGINNRDLRSFEVSVQTTIDLLARVPADRLTVTESGITTRDDVAKLRAAGVQAFLVGEAFMRADEPGEALAALFQ; encoded by the coding sequence ATGTCGGACATCCTCCAGAAGATCGTTGCCGTCAAGCGCGAAGAGATCGCGGCGGCGCGGAAGAGAAGCTCGCTCGAAGCGGTGCGCTTCGACGCCGAAAGCCGCGTGCTCACGCGCGATTTCACCGGTGCCCTGCGCGCGAAGATCGCCGCCGGTGCCGCCGCGGTGATCGCCGAAGTCAAGAAAGCCAGCCCGAGCAAGGGCGTGTTGCGCGAGGATTTCATCCCGGCGGACATCGCCCAGAGCTATGCCGAGGGCGATGGCAAGGTGAGTGCCGCCTGCCTGTCGGTGCTGACCGACCGGCAGTTCTTCCAGGGCAGCGTCGACTACCTCAAGCAGGCGCGCGCCTCCTGCGACCTGCCGGTGCTGCGCAAGGATTTCATCGTCGATGCCTACCAGGTCTACGAATCGCGCGCGATGGGCGCCGACGCGGTCCTGCTGATCGCGGCCTGCCTGGACGACGCGCAGATGCGCGACTTCGAGGCGATCGCCGCCGGGCTTGGCATGGCGGTGCTGGTCGAGGTGCACGACGGCGCCGAGCTCGATCGCGCGCTGAAGCTCAGGACGCCGCTGATCGGCATCAACAACCGCGACCTGCGCAGTTTCGAGGTCTCGGTGCAGACCACGATCGACCTGCTGGCGCGGGTGCCGGCCGATCGCCTGACGGTGACCGAATCGGGCATCACGACGCGCGACGACGTCGCGAAGCTGCGCGCGGCCGGTGTCCAGGCCTTCCTGGTCGGCGAGGCCTTCATGCGGGCCGACGAACCCGGCGAGGCGCTCGCTGCATTGTTCCAATGA
- the trpD gene encoding anthranilate phosphoribosyltransferase → MPITPQEALQRTIEHREVFHDEMLHIVRLIMSGECSPVMMAALITGLRVKKETIGEITAAAQVMREVSTKVPVADTTHLVDIVGTGGDGSHTFNISTCAMFVAAAAGAKVSKHGGRSVSSKSGSADVLESLGININLKPEQIARCIADVGIGFMFAPNHHPAMKNVAPVRKELGIKTIFNILGPLTNPAGAPNILMGVFHPDLVGIQVRALQRLGAEHALVVYGRDGMDEISLGAATMVGELKGGEVREYELHPEDFGFAMSSNRALRVETPEQSKAMLLGVLDNQAGPARDIVVLNAGAALYAADLADSIAAGVAQANAALASGAAKAKLGELVRATSAA, encoded by the coding sequence ATGCCCATCACCCCCCAGGAAGCCCTGCAGCGCACGATCGAGCACCGCGAGGTGTTCCACGACGAGATGCTGCACATCGTGCGCCTCATCATGAGCGGCGAATGCTCGCCCGTGATGATGGCGGCGCTCATCACCGGCCTGCGCGTCAAGAAGGAAACCATCGGCGAGATCACGGCCGCCGCGCAGGTGATGCGCGAAGTCTCGACCAAGGTGCCGGTGGCCGACACCACCCACCTGGTCGATATCGTGGGCACAGGCGGCGACGGCTCGCACACCTTCAACATCTCGACTTGCGCGATGTTCGTCGCCGCCGCCGCCGGTGCCAAGGTCAGCAAGCACGGCGGGCGCAGCGTGAGCAGCAAGTCGGGCAGCGCCGACGTGCTCGAATCCCTCGGTATCAACATCAACCTGAAGCCCGAGCAGATCGCCCGATGCATCGCCGACGTCGGCATCGGCTTCATGTTCGCGCCCAACCATCATCCGGCGATGAAGAACGTCGCGCCGGTGCGCAAGGAGCTCGGCATCAAGACGATCTTCAACATCCTGGGCCCGCTGACCAATCCGGCCGGCGCGCCCAATATCCTGATGGGCGTGTTCCATCCGGACCTGGTCGGCATCCAGGTGCGTGCGCTGCAGCGCCTCGGCGCGGAGCACGCGCTGGTGGTGTACGGGCGCGACGGCATGGACGAGATTTCGCTTGGCGCCGCCACGATGGTCGGCGAGCTCAAGGGCGGCGAGGTGCGCGAATACGAACTGCATCCGGAGGACTTCGGCTTTGCGATGTCGAGCAACCGCGCGCTGCGCGTGGAAACGCCCGAACAATCGAAGGCCATGTTGCTGGGCGTGCTTGACAACCAGGCCGGTCCCGCGCGGGACATCGTGGTGCTCAATGCGGGCGCGGCGCTCTACGCAGCGGATCTGGCCGATTCGATCGCCGCCGGCGTGGCGCAAGCCAACGCCGCGCTGGCCTCGGGGGCGGCCAAGGCCAAGCTGGGCGAGTTGGTCCGGGCGACCTCGGCGGCCTAG
- a CDS encoding LysE family translocator produces MPEPHALLLFVAAGLLLNLTPGPDVLYIVSRALRAGTRAGIVAGFGITAGCFVHITAAAVGVSALMAASMTAFTVLKWGGAAYLLWVGVRMLLSRPPVADVPDPAADDGVPARVDMKSVFLGGFWTNALNPKVALFFLAFVPQFIAADAANKPLAFFLLGVLFNFNAIFVNIGWASLAGWMARRVGAVRRGMHWLERCAGLMFIGFGLKLAFSDNPLATTSTH; encoded by the coding sequence ATGCCTGAACCCCATGCATTGCTGCTGTTCGTCGCAGCGGGGCTGCTGCTGAACCTGACGCCGGGCCCGGACGTGCTCTACATCGTGAGCCGCGCGCTGCGCGCAGGCACGCGCGCGGGCATCGTCGCGGGCTTCGGCATCACCGCCGGCTGCTTCGTGCACATCACCGCGGCGGCGGTCGGCGTGAGCGCGTTGATGGCGGCTTCCATGACGGCCTTCACCGTGCTCAAGTGGGGCGGCGCGGCCTACCTGCTCTGGGTCGGCGTGCGCATGCTGCTGTCGCGGCCACCCGTGGCGGATGTGCCCGATCCTGCTGCTGACGACGGCGTGCCGGCGCGCGTCGACATGAAGAGCGTGTTCCTGGGCGGCTTCTGGACCAATGCGCTCAATCCCAAGGTGGCACTGTTCTTTCTGGCCTTCGTGCCGCAGTTCATCGCCGCCGACGCGGCGAACAAGCCGCTCGCCTTCTTCCTGCTGGGCGTGCTGTTCAATTTCAATGCGATCTTCGTCAACATCGGCTGGGCCTCGCTGGCCGGCTGGATGGCGCGCCGCGTGGGCGCGGTACGGCGCGGCATGCACTGGCTGGAACGCTGTGCCGGCCTGATGTTCATCGGCTTCGGGCTCAAGCTCGCGTTTTCGGACAATCCTCTTGCAACGACTTCGACCCACTGA
- the ltaE gene encoding low-specificity L-threonine aldolase, with amino-acid sequence MTASSSSPTVVDLRSDTVTRPTAAMRAAMLAAPLGDDVFADDPSVNALQEKIAGMLGFEAALFVPTGTQSNFCAILSHCQRGDEYIVGQMAHCYRWEGGGAAVFGSVQPQPLDHQPDGTLALEAIEAAIKPDDAHFARTRLLALENTLGGKLLPFDYVEQATQLARRRGLARHLDGARLFNAAVAQAAQRGTDARTEARRIAGCFDSVSVCFSKGLGAPVGSALCGSREFIARAHRIRKMAGGGMRQSGMLAAAASHALDHHIERLAQDHLLARRLADGLAGLPGLQFEAPQTNLLFVELTGEARSRSAELVPHLKQQGVLATGLYRLRFATHLDVDAAGIDRAIGAIRSFFHA; translated from the coding sequence ATGACGGCCTCATCCTCTTCGCCGACCGTGGTCGACCTGCGCAGCGACACCGTCACGCGGCCGACCGCCGCCATGCGTGCGGCCATGCTTGCGGCGCCGCTGGGCGACGACGTGTTCGCCGACGATCCGAGTGTGAACGCGCTGCAGGAAAAGATTGCCGGCATGCTGGGCTTCGAGGCTGCGCTGTTCGTGCCCACGGGCACCCAGAGCAACTTCTGCGCGATCCTCTCGCATTGCCAGCGCGGCGACGAGTACATCGTCGGGCAGATGGCGCACTGCTACCGCTGGGAGGGCGGCGGCGCGGCCGTGTTCGGCAGCGTGCAGCCGCAGCCGCTCGACCACCAGCCGGATGGCACGCTCGCGCTGGAGGCCATCGAGGCCGCCATCAAGCCCGACGACGCCCATTTCGCGCGCACCCGCCTGCTGGCGCTGGAGAACACGCTGGGCGGCAAGCTGCTGCCCTTCGACTATGTGGAACAGGCCACGCAGCTGGCCCGGCGCAGGGGGCTGGCACGGCATCTCGACGGCGCGCGGCTCTTCAACGCGGCGGTGGCGCAGGCGGCGCAGCGCGGCACTGACGCACGCACCGAAGCCCGGCGCATCGCCGGCTGCTTCGACAGCGTGTCGGTCTGCTTCAGCAAGGGCCTCGGCGCGCCGGTCGGGTCCGCCTTGTGCGGCTCGCGCGAATTCATCGCGCGGGCACACCGCATCCGCAAGATGGCCGGTGGCGGCATGCGGCAGTCGGGCATGCTGGCGGCGGCCGCTTCGCATGCGCTCGACCACCATATCGAGCGTCTTGCGCAGGACCATCTGCTCGCGCGCCGGCTGGCCGATGGCCTGGCCGGCCTGCCGGGGCTGCAGTTCGAGGCGCCGCAGACCAACCTGCTGTTCGTCGAGCTGACGGGCGAGGCGCGCTCGCGCTCGGCCGAGCTGGTGCCGCATCTGAAGCAGCAGGGCGTGCTCGCCACGGGCTTGTATCGTTTGCGCTTCGCGACGCATCTCGATGTCGACGCCGCCGGCATCGACCGCGCCATCGGCGCCATCCGGAGCTTCTTCCATGCCTGA
- a CDS encoding anthranilate synthase component II, with amino-acid sequence MKLLMIDNYDSFTYNLVQYFGELGAEVEVHRNDEITLDGLRARVAAGVDRLVISPGPCSPAEAGVSVAAIREFAGKLPILGVCLGHQAIGAAFGARIVRAQQLMHGKTSEITTTREGVFAGLPERFSVNRYHSLSIERDSCPGELAITAWTDDGEIMGVRHTGFAQAVRIEGVQFHPESILTEHGHAMLRNFLE; translated from the coding sequence ATGAAACTCCTGATGATCGACAACTACGACAGCTTCACCTACAACCTGGTGCAGTACTTCGGCGAACTCGGGGCCGAGGTCGAGGTGCACCGCAATGACGAGATCACGCTCGACGGCCTGCGGGCACGCGTCGCCGCCGGCGTCGACCGGCTGGTGATTTCGCCGGGCCCTTGCTCGCCGGCCGAGGCCGGGGTGTCGGTGGCGGCGATCCGCGAGTTCGCGGGGAAGCTGCCGATCCTCGGCGTGTGCCTCGGCCACCAGGCGATCGGCGCGGCCTTCGGCGCCCGGATCGTGCGCGCGCAGCAGCTCATGCACGGCAAGACCAGCGAGATCACGACCACGCGCGAAGGCGTGTTCGCGGGCCTGCCGGAACGGTTCAGCGTCAATCGTTATCACTCGCTGTCGATCGAGCGCGACTCGTGCCCGGGTGAGCTCGCGATCACGGCGTGGACCGACGACGGCGAGATCATGGGCGTGCGCCACACGGGCTTCGCGCAGGCGGTGCGCATCGAGGGCGTGCAGTTCCATCCGGAATCCATCCTCACCGAGCACGGCCATGCCATGCTGCGCAACTTCCTGGAGTGA
- a CDS encoding GxxExxY protein, producing MADDNRNDDFSHEIIGAAVEVQRVLGIGLPEAVYAAALAIEFSEREIGFARDVPVSASYKGRSLGEVCRAGFVVEQSVVVEVKAVDALTDGHRAQAHATVRLSQLKLGLLINFNVFPVVKGVHRIGAKP from the coding sequence ATGGCCGACGACAACCGCAACGACGACTTCTCGCACGAGATCATCGGTGCCGCCGTGGAGGTGCAGCGCGTGCTCGGCATCGGACTGCCCGAAGCGGTCTATGCCGCGGCGCTGGCGATCGAATTCTCCGAGCGCGAGATCGGCTTCGCGCGCGACGTGCCGGTGTCGGCCAGCTACAAGGGCCGCTCGCTCGGCGAGGTCTGCCGTGCCGGCTTCGTGGTCGAGCAATCGGTGGTCGTCGAGGTGAAGGCGGTCGATGCGCTCACCGATGGGCATCGGGCGCAGGCCCACGCGACGGTGCGCCTGTCGCAACTCAAGCTGGGTTTGCTCATCAACTTCAACGTGTTCCCCGTGGTGAAGGGCGTGCATCGGATCGGAGCCAAGCCATGA
- the trpE gene encoding anthranilate synthase component I, with translation MITELEFKSLSAQGYNRIPLMVEAFADLETPLSLYLKLAYTKDSGRHSFLLESVVGGERFGRYSFIGLPARTLLRASGFGADARTEVVTEGKVVETAQGNPLDFVAAYQQRFKVALRPGLPRFCGGLAGYFGYDTVRHIEKKLEKSCPPDTLGCPDILLLQCEELAVIDNLSGKLYLIVYADPGQPEAYANAKRRLRALRDQLRYSVSAPQVKPTQAHPAERSFAKADYLAAVERAKELIAAGDFMQVQVGQRISKRYTESPLSLYRALRSLNPSPYMYYYHLGDFHVVGASPEILVRQEHTGESEQKITIRPLAGTRPRGASLELDKAAELELLNDPKERAEHVMLIDLARNDIGRIAKTGSVKVTEAFAVERYSHVMHIVSNVEGTLKDGMTAIDVLKATFPAGTLTGAPKVHAMELIDQLEPTKRGLYGGACGYISYAGDMDVAIAIRTGIVKDQMLHVQAAAGVVADSVPELEWKETEAKARALLRAAELVEEGLE, from the coding sequence GTGATCACTGAACTCGAATTCAAAAGCCTCAGCGCGCAGGGCTACAACCGCATCCCGCTGATGGTCGAGGCCTTTGCCGACCTCGAAACCCCGCTCTCCCTCTACCTCAAGCTCGCCTACACCAAGGACAGCGGCCGCCACAGCTTCCTGCTCGAATCGGTGGTCGGCGGCGAACGCTTCGGCCGCTACAGCTTCATCGGCCTGCCGGCGCGCACGCTGCTGCGTGCGAGCGGCTTCGGCGCCGATGCGCGCACCGAGGTCGTGACCGAGGGCAAGGTCGTCGAGACGGCCCAGGGCAATCCGCTCGACTTCGTCGCCGCCTACCAGCAGCGCTTTAAGGTTGCACTGCGGCCCGGGCTGCCGCGCTTCTGCGGCGGCCTGGCCGGCTACTTCGGCTACGACACGGTGCGCCATATCGAGAAGAAGCTCGAAAAGAGCTGCCCGCCCGACACGCTCGGCTGTCCCGACATCCTGCTCTTGCAATGCGAGGAGCTGGCGGTCATCGACAACCTGTCGGGCAAGCTCTACCTGATCGTCTATGCCGACCCCGGCCAGCCCGAGGCCTATGCGAATGCCAAGCGCCGGCTGCGCGCGCTGCGCGACCAGCTCAGGTACTCGGTGAGCGCGCCGCAGGTGAAGCCGACGCAGGCGCACCCGGCCGAGCGCAGCTTCGCCAAGGCCGACTACCTCGCGGCGGTCGAGCGCGCCAAGGAACTGATCGCGGCCGGCGACTTCATGCAGGTGCAGGTGGGCCAGCGCATCAGCAAGCGCTACACCGAATCGCCGCTGTCGCTGTACCGGGCGCTGCGCTCGCTCAATCCCTCGCCCTACATGTACTACTACCACCTGGGCGATTTCCACGTCGTCGGCGCCTCGCCCGAGATCCTCGTGCGGCAGGAGCACACGGGGGAGAGCGAACAGAAGATCACCATCCGCCCGCTGGCCGGCACGCGCCCGCGCGGCGCCTCGCTCGAGCTCGACAAGGCGGCGGAACTGGAACTGCTCAACGACCCCAAGGAACGCGCCGAGCACGTGATGCTGATCGACCTCGCGCGCAACGACATCGGCCGCATCGCGAAAACCGGCAGCGTGAAGGTGACCGAGGCCTTCGCGGTCGAGCGCTACAGCCACGTGATGCACATCGTGAGCAACGTCGAAGGCACGCTGAAGGACGGCATGACCGCGATCGACGTGCTGAAGGCCACCTTCCCCGCGGGCACGCTGACCGGCGCACCCAAGGTGCATGCGATGGAACTGATCGACCAGTTGGAGCCGACCAAGCGCGGCCTCTACGGCGGCGCCTGCGGCTACATCAGCTACGCCGGCGACATGGACGTCGCGATCGCGATCCGCACCGGCATCGTGAAGGACCAGATGCTGCACGTGCAGGCTGCGGCCGGCGTGGTCGCCGACTCGGTGCCCGAGCTCGAATGGAAAGAGACCGAGGCCAAGGCGCGCGCCTTGCTGCGCGCAGCCGAACTGGTCGAAGAAGGACTCGAATGA
- a CDS encoding chalcone isomerase family protein yields MNQAAWRSGLALAVLAAASACATAVPIEAGGVPFDEAIRLGGRPLLLNGAGVRNKAVFKVYAAGLYLSTRATTTEEVLSMAGPKRLAITMLHDVDADVLGRLFTHGVEDNSPRSRMSQLVPGLLRMGQIFSDQKELKAGDSLVIDWIPGAGTILTIKGATQGAPIREPEFFDALLRIWLGPVPADWKLKDALLGK; encoded by the coding sequence ATGAATCAAGCTGCATGGCGGAGCGGTCTCGCGCTCGCCGTTCTCGCCGCCGCGTCGGCCTGCGCCACGGCCGTGCCCATCGAAGCCGGCGGCGTCCCGTTCGACGAGGCCATCCGGCTCGGCGGCCGCCCGCTGTTGCTGAACGGCGCGGGCGTTCGCAACAAGGCGGTCTTCAAGGTCTACGCGGCCGGCCTCTATCTGAGCACCCGGGCCACGACGACCGAGGAAGTGCTGTCAATGGCGGGGCCCAAGCGACTCGCAATCACGATGCTGCACGACGTCGACGCCGACGTGCTCGGCCGGCTCTTCACGCACGGCGTGGAAGACAATTCGCCGCGCAGTCGCATGTCGCAGCTCGTTCCCGGGCTGTTGCGCATGGGCCAGATCTTCTCGGATCAGAAGGAACTGAAAGCCGGCGACAGCCTCGTGATCGATTGGATTCCGGGCGCCGGCACGATCCTCACGATCAAGGGCGCGACGCAGGGCGCGCCGATCCGGGAACCCGAATTCTTTGACGCACTGCTGCGCATCTGGCTAGGCCCAGTGCCTGCCGACTGGAAGCTCAAGGACGCATTGCTGGGGAAATGA
- a CDS encoding phosphoglycolate phosphatase, with product MSFFSNSAAPDRFDAAIVDLDGTMIDTVGDFVAALNRMLDELGLPHVDAPAVNAMVGKGSEHLIHSVLRHVAAPGTEAALYHRALQRYLHHYLDVNGRHSTVYAGVPEGLQALRARGLRLACLTNKPTAFARPLLTAKGLDGFFDRVFGGDAFERKKPDPLPLIKTCEALGTSPARTLMIGDSSNDARAARAAGCAVMLVSYGYNHGEPIRAVDADGFVDSLDELGPLI from the coding sequence TTGTCCTTCTTTTCGAATTCCGCGGCGCCAGACCGCTTCGATGCCGCCATCGTCGACCTCGACGGCACGATGATCGACACTGTCGGCGACTTCGTGGCTGCGCTCAACCGCATGCTCGACGAGCTGGGCCTGCCTCACGTCGATGCGCCGGCCGTGAACGCCATGGTCGGCAAGGGCTCGGAACATCTGATCCATTCGGTGCTGCGGCACGTGGCCGCGCCGGGCACCGAGGCCGCCTTGTACCACCGTGCCCTTCAGCGCTATCTGCATCATTACCTCGATGTCAACGGCCGCCATTCGACGGTTTATGCGGGCGTGCCCGAGGGCCTTCAGGCCTTGCGCGCCCGCGGCCTGCGGCTGGCCTGCCTGACCAACAAGCCCACGGCCTTCGCGCGGCCGCTGCTGACGGCGAAAGGACTCGACGGCTTCTTCGATCGGGTGTTCGGCGGCGATGCCTTCGAGCGCAAGAAGCCCGACCCGCTGCCGCTGATCAAGACCTGCGAAGCGCTCGGCACCTCGCCTGCGCGAACGCTGATGATCGGGGATTCGAGCAACGACGCCCGCGCTGCGCGCGCCGCCGGCTGCGCCGTGATGCTGGTCAGCTACGGCTACAACCACGGCGAGCCCATCCGCGCCGTGGACGCCGATGGCTTCGTCGATTCGCTCGACGAGCTCGGCCCCCTGATCTGA
- a CDS encoding hybrid sensor histidine kinase/response regulator, which yields MRVAALDDDVEELDLIKSTLRAIGHDCHVFTEGAALQRELRRETFDLLIFDWHLPDTTRPEIVQWVRNHLQARIPILFVTNRRQERDLVEGLAAGADDFMMKPIRVGELAARAIGNLLGNALKFSREGAWITCAVEALGVDWPVRVEDEGPGIDEALQAQLFEPCVRGRSGTQVDGAGLGLAFVRTVAQRHGGKVLLDSAPGRGSAFRLVLAQAPDAPPPERGQGEAPA from the coding sequence ATGCGAGTTGCTGCACTTGACGACGACGTCGAGGAGCTTGATCTCATCAAGAGTACGTTGCGGGCCATCGGACATGATTGCCATGTCTTCACGGAGGGCGCCGCATTGCAGCGCGAACTGCGGCGCGAAACCTTCGACCTGCTGATCTTCGACTGGCATCTGCCGGACACCACCAGGCCGGAGATCGTGCAATGGGTGCGCAACCATCTGCAGGCCCGCATACCCATCCTGTTCGTGACCAATCGCCGCCAGGAGCGCGACCTCGTGGAGGGGCTGGCCGCCGGGGCGGACGACTTCATGATGAAGCCGATCCGCGTCGGCGAGCTCGCGGCGCGCGCCATCGGCAACCTGCTGGGCAATGCGCTCAAGTTCTCGCGCGAAGGCGCATGGATCACCTGCGCCGTCGAGGCCCTTGGCGTGGACTGGCCCGTGCGGGTGGAAGACGAAGGCCCGGGCATCGACGAAGCGCTGCAGGCGCAGTTGTTCGAGCCCTGCGTGCGCGGCCGTTCGGGCACGCAGGTCGATGGTGCGGGGCTCGGGCTGGCCTTCGTCCGGACCGTCGCGCAGCGCCACGGCGGCAAGGTGCTGCTGGACAGCGCACCGGGGCGCGGCAGCGCGTTCCGGCTGGTGCTGGCGCAGGCCCCGGATGCGCCGCCGCCGGAGCGCGGGCAGGGCGAAGCGCCGGCCTGA
- a CDS encoding GlsB/YeaQ/YmgE family stress response membrane protein, translated as MHILWTILIGFVIGLIARAVMPGTQSIGFVLTVVIGIVGSLLATYVGDAMHWYRAGRTAGFIASVFGAIVLLALYRLVAR; from the coding sequence ATGCACATCCTCTGGACCATCCTGATCGGCTTCGTCATCGGCCTCATCGCCCGCGCGGTCATGCCCGGCACCCAGTCCATCGGCTTCGTCCTGACGGTCGTGATCGGCATCGTCGGCTCGCTGCTCGCCACTTACGTGGGCGATGCGATGCACTGGTACCGGGCCGGCCGGACTGCAGGCTTCATCGCCTCGGTCTTCGGTGCGATCGTGCTGCTGGCGCTCTATCGCCTGGTCGCACGCTAG